Proteins encoded within one genomic window of Spirulina major PCC 6313:
- the lexA gene encoding transcriptional repressor LexA has protein sequence MESLTRAQQELYDWLVDYIRTSQHAPSIRQMMKAMSLKSPAPIQSRLERLRKKGYITWDEGKARTIRITYAPDRPGIQIMGVITAGGLVEPFTDVQNQQEELDLQGVMDQPNCFALRVTGDSMIGDMITEGDFVLLRQPQEDQTPKDGAIVAVRVEGEGTTLKRYYQSGNQVTLKASNPNYDPIQTTANQVQIQGVLVGVWRTYGAGLPMMARG, from the coding sequence ATGGAATCACTAACAAGAGCGCAACAAGAACTATACGATTGGCTGGTGGACTATATTCGCACCTCCCAACACGCCCCCTCGATTCGGCAAATGATGAAAGCGATGAGCTTGAAGTCCCCCGCGCCGATTCAAAGCCGTCTGGAGCGGTTGCGGAAAAAAGGCTATATCACCTGGGATGAAGGGAAAGCCCGCACGATTCGGATCACCTATGCCCCAGATCGACCGGGGATTCAAATTATGGGGGTGATTACGGCGGGGGGACTCGTGGAGCCGTTCACCGATGTGCAAAACCAGCAGGAGGAACTCGACCTGCAAGGGGTGATGGATCAGCCCAATTGTTTTGCCCTCCGGGTGACGGGGGATAGCATGATCGGCGACATGATTACGGAGGGGGATTTTGTCTTGTTGCGACAACCCCAGGAGGATCAAACGCCGAAGGATGGCGCGATCGTGGCGGTGCGAGTCGAAGGGGAAGGAACGACGTTAAAGCGGTATTACCAAAGTGGCAATCAAGTGACCCTCAAAGCGTCCAATCCTAACTATGACCCGATTCAAACCACGGCGAATCAGGTGCAAATCCAAGGGGTGCTGGTCGGGGTGTGGCGCACCTATGGAGCTGGATTACCGATGATGGCGCGGGGTTAA
- a CDS encoding ATP-binding protein: MTVNHQALNGGIDRIGQYLTRSIQGDIPEGAITPEPDLAHTALGNLCQRFNLSVFERDIILLCAGLELRRDWDQLCGQAQGNPYRNYPTLSLALAIIPAADWQALTPEAPLRRWRLIEMGESQSLVHGSLRLDERILHYLMGVQYLDRRLATVVESGAEMQAALVPSHGAIAARMIQQWEQASGPLPILQLWGSNDETKRAIAQAIAHHFHATLLIIAAELLPKQGEDLVLLQCLLEREWQLNRAMVVLDLSHGELTPGLFRLLDTLQAPLLLSAMIRQSQRHRALITFEINAPTYPEQYALWTQVLATQAATDGRSHLTPPHLDQIVSNFNLTPGQIQAAAIVWKTQPPPDDQDLWDVCRHQSRPRLDELAQRITANAAWDNLVLPEREYEALQMITAQVRQRMRVYQDWGFSRNQERGLGITALFAGASGTGKTLAAEAIAAALNLDLYRIDLSSIISKYIGETEKNLRKLFDAAEGGGVILLFDEADALFGKRSEVKDSRDRHANVEVAYLLQRIEAFQGLAILTTNLKNSLDPAFLRRIRFVINFPFPKAPQRAEIWRRTFPPQTPTQNLDYNLLAQLEVSGGNIKSIAMNAAFIAAEADEPIQMKHLLQAARSEYIKIEKVLTDAEIDDWVN, from the coding sequence ATGACAGTGAATCACCAGGCTCTTAACGGCGGCATTGACAGAATCGGGCAATATCTAACACGCTCGATTCAGGGAGATATCCCGGAGGGCGCGATCACCCCGGAGCCAGATCTTGCCCATACAGCCCTGGGCAATCTGTGCCAACGGTTTAATCTCTCGGTCTTTGAACGGGATATCATCCTCCTCTGTGCGGGGTTAGAATTGCGGCGCGATTGGGATCAGTTGTGTGGTCAGGCCCAGGGCAACCCGTACCGCAACTATCCGACGTTGAGTTTAGCCTTAGCAATCATACCGGCGGCAGATTGGCAAGCCTTGACCCCAGAGGCTCCCCTGCGACGGTGGCGACTGATTGAAATGGGAGAGAGTCAATCCTTAGTCCATGGGTCCCTGCGGTTGGATGAGCGGATTTTGCATTACCTTATGGGGGTGCAATATCTGGACAGGCGGCTCGCGACGGTGGTGGAGTCTGGGGCGGAGATGCAGGCGGCGTTAGTGCCCTCCCATGGCGCGATCGCAGCCCGCATGATTCAACAATGGGAACAGGCCAGCGGTCCGTTGCCGATCCTGCAACTCTGGGGCAGTAATGACGAAACGAAGCGAGCGATCGCCCAAGCCATCGCCCACCACTTCCATGCCACCCTATTGATCATCGCTGCCGAACTTCTCCCCAAACAAGGGGAAGATTTAGTCCTACTCCAATGTCTCCTAGAGCGGGAATGGCAGTTAAATCGGGCCATGGTGGTGCTGGATTTAAGCCATGGGGAACTCACGCCGGGACTGTTTCGACTCCTGGACACCCTCCAAGCCCCCCTCCTGTTGAGCGCCATGATCCGTCAGTCTCAACGTCATCGCGCTCTGATCACCTTTGAGATCAATGCTCCCACCTACCCAGAGCAGTACGCCCTGTGGACTCAGGTCCTTGCGACCCAGGCGGCGACCGATGGGCGATCGCACCTCACTCCTCCCCATCTCGATCAAATTGTCTCTAACTTCAACCTCACCCCCGGCCAAATCCAAGCGGCGGCGATCGTCTGGAAAACCCAACCCCCCCCCGATGATCAAGACCTTTGGGACGTGTGCCGCCACCAAAGCCGCCCCCGTCTCGATGAACTCGCCCAACGCATCACTGCTAACGCCGCCTGGGACAACCTGGTGTTACCCGAACGAGAATACGAAGCCCTCCAGATGATCACCGCCCAAGTCCGCCAACGGATGCGAGTCTATCAGGATTGGGGTTTTAGCCGCAATCAAGAACGGGGCCTTGGCATCACTGCCCTTTTTGCCGGGGCCAGCGGCACAGGGAAGACGTTGGCAGCAGAAGCGATCGCCGCCGCCCTCAATCTCGATCTCTACCGCATCGACCTCAGTTCAATTATTAGTAAATACATCGGCGAAACCGAAAAAAATCTCCGCAAACTCTTTGATGCTGCCGAAGGCGGTGGTGTGATCCTCCTTTTCGACGAAGCCGATGCCCTTTTTGGCAAACGCAGCGAAGTGAAAGATAGTCGCGATCGCCATGCCAACGTCGAAGTCGCCTATCTCCTCCAACGCATCGAAGCCTTCCAAGGCCTCGCCATCCTCACCACCAACCTCAAAAACTCCCTCGACCCAGCCTTCCTCCGCCGCATCCGCTTTGTGATCAATTTCCCCTTCCCCAAAGCCCCCCAACGCGCCGAAATTTGGCGACGCACCTTCCCCCCCCAAACCCCCACCCAAAACCTCGATTACAACCTTTTAGCGCAGTTGGAAGTCAGCGGGGGCAACATCAAGAGCATCGCCATGAATGCGGCATTTATTGCAGCGGAAGCGGATGAACCGATTCAAATGAAGCACCTGTTGCAAGCGGCACGGAGTGAATACATCAAGATTGAGAAGGTGTTAACCGATGCGGAAATCGACGATTGGGTGAATTGA
- a CDS encoding DUF4157 domain-containing protein: MAKLTVGAANDKYEKEADAVAAQVVQRLNAPPPPVQRENNAAENTVQRQLLEGAVQRVPGYGSEEDDQSVQMKPLVQRAGASAGGTASTELEQSIQRERGKGQSLSDSIRTPMENAFGANFSQVRIHTNNTADQLNQSIQAKAFTTGQDVFFRQGAYAPQNQGGQELLAHELTHVVQQSAGTVQRKQTRIKQSTISSSRTPLKLQREISYEKWKSGEDQSEGKGNRGLPGLKSDPLNPVDGKPNDFRLSLQVKVADPNYLTKSLLFMTKKYGSRMMNYCLPSLFSKSFAVPPSGMGHSWVKLVSYVDSKPQASYSLGFYPGKIENPDSAQTIPSGGDPEGYKRLALDYKITEDQWEAALHEAYEWKIGVEPPKGNHTLHSYALYGENCTTFARAITEAAGIAFPSRQVPAYSSSEGFAWVDNPNMMLSGISASEYAYDPTTTDAPKDAPTPDDVFWDFMERLWV; the protein is encoded by the coding sequence ATGGCCAAACTCACCGTCGGGGCAGCCAATGACAAATACGAAAAAGAAGCCGATGCCGTCGCCGCCCAAGTCGTGCAGCGCCTCAACGCCCCACCCCCACCCGTTCAGCGAGAGAACAACGCAGCCGAAAACACTGTTCAACGCCAACTTCTAGAGGGTGCAGTTCAACGAGTGCCCGGTTATGGCAGTGAGGAAGACGACCAAAGCGTGCAGATGAAGCCCCTCGTACAACGGGCAGGAGCCAGCGCGGGCGGGACAGCATCAACAGAATTGGAGCAATCAATTCAGCGGGAACGGGGCAAAGGTCAATCCCTCAGTGACAGCATTCGCACCCCGATGGAAAACGCCTTTGGTGCAAACTTTAGCCAAGTGCGCATCCATACCAACAACACCGCCGATCAACTCAATCAATCCATTCAAGCCAAAGCCTTCACCACCGGGCAGGATGTGTTTTTCCGCCAAGGAGCCTATGCACCCCAGAATCAGGGAGGGCAGGAGTTACTTGCCCATGAATTAACCCATGTGGTGCAGCAAAGTGCTGGGACGGTGCAGCGCAAACAGACAAGAATAAAGCAGAGTACAATTTCGTCAAGCAGGACGCCTCTAAAATTACAACGAGAGATAAGTTATGAGAAATGGAAGAGTGGAGAAGATCAGAGCGAGGGTAAAGGGAATAGAGGATTACCTGGATTAAAATCTGATCCGTTAAACCCTGTAGATGGAAAACCCAATGATTTTCGGCTCAGTTTACAAGTGAAAGTTGCTGATCCAAATTACTTAACCAAAAGCCTACTGTTTATGACTAAAAAGTATGGTAGTAGGATGATGAATTATTGTTTGCCTTCGCTCTTTTCAAAATCTTTTGCTGTGCCACCTAGTGGAATGGGTCATTCTTGGGTAAAACTGGTGAGTTATGTAGATTCAAAACCTCAAGCATCTTATAGTTTGGGGTTCTATCCTGGGAAAATCGAAAATCCAGATTCCGCACAAACGATTCCTAGCGGTGGTGATCCAGAAGGATATAAGCGTTTAGCACTTGATTATAAGATTACTGAAGATCAGTGGGAGGCTGCTTTACACGAAGCATATGAGTGGAAGATTGGAGTCGAACCACCTAAGGGGAATCATACGCTTCATAGTTATGCTTTGTATGGTGAAAATTGCACTACCTTTGCACGAGCAATAACAGAAGCCGCAGGTATAGCATTTCCCTCTAGACAAGTTCCAGCCTACTCGTCCTCAGAAGGTTTTGCCTGGGTAGATAATCCAAACATGATGCTATCAGGAATATCTGCCTCCGAATATGCATATGATCCAACAACTACAGATGCACCTAAAGATGCTCCTACACCAGATGATGTGTTCTGGGATTTCATGGAACGCCTTTGGGTTTAA
- a CDS encoding XisI protein yields MDILDSYRQIVRELLTDYAVIPIANGQIDCYTIFDLQNDHYQVMNVGWDGYRRVYGCILHLAIKNGKVWVEQNMTEMKVAQELMERGVSKNDIVLGFQAPEIRQYTDYAVI; encoded by the coding sequence ATGGATATCCTAGATTCTTATCGCCAGATTGTTCGGGAATTATTAACGGATTATGCCGTGATTCCGATTGCTAATGGACAGATTGACTGTTACACCATTTTTGATCTTCAAAATGATCACTACCAAGTGATGAATGTAGGCTGGGATGGCTATCGGCGAGTCTATGGCTGTATTTTACACTTGGCAATCAAGAACGGCAAAGTTTGGGTTGAACAGAATATGACTGAAATGAAAGTGGCTCAGGAACTTATGGAACGGGGAGTCAGTAAAAATGATATTGTTCTGGGATTTCAAGCCCCTGAAATTCGACAGTACACCGATTATGCAGTTATCTAA
- a CDS encoding S-(hydroxymethyl)glutathione dehydrogenase/class III alcohol dehydrogenase, protein MDIKAAVAWEAGTPLSLETVHLEGPKSGEVLIEIKATGVCHTDAYTLSGSDPEGLFPAILGHEGAGIVVEIGPDVTSVKPGDHVIPLYTPECRQCKFCLSGKTNLCQAIRSTQGKGVMPDGTSRFSQNGQMIHHYMGTSTFANYTVLPEIAVAKVRSDAPFDKVCLLGCGVTTGIGAVINTAKVEPGANAVVFGLGGIGLSVIQGLRLAGANLIIGVDLNPAKQELATRYGMTHFVDPNTLEGDLVAHLIELTDGGADYSFECIGNVKVMRQALECCHKGWGESVIIGVAGAGQEISTRPFQLVTGRVWRGSAFGGMKGRRDVPKLVDWYMDGKIDLDHLVTHTVPLERINEAFDWMHAGESIRTVVTF, encoded by the coding sequence ATGGACATTAAAGCCGCTGTGGCTTGGGAAGCCGGAACACCCCTCAGCCTCGAAACCGTCCATCTGGAGGGTCCAAAATCCGGGGAAGTGTTGATCGAAATCAAAGCCACCGGAGTCTGTCACACCGATGCCTATACCCTCTCCGGCTCCGACCCCGAAGGCCTCTTTCCCGCCATCCTCGGCCATGAAGGCGCGGGGATCGTGGTGGAGATTGGCCCCGATGTCACCAGCGTCAAACCCGGCGATCATGTCATTCCCCTCTACACCCCGGAATGTCGCCAATGTAAATTTTGCCTCAGCGGTAAAACCAACCTCTGCCAAGCGATTCGCAGCACCCAAGGCAAAGGCGTGATGCCCGACGGCACAAGCCGGTTTTCCCAAAACGGCCAGATGATTCACCATTACATGGGCACGTCTACCTTTGCCAACTACACCGTGCTGCCCGAAATTGCCGTGGCGAAGGTGCGATCGGATGCGCCCTTTGACAAAGTGTGTTTATTAGGCTGTGGCGTGACGACGGGGATCGGAGCAGTGATTAATACCGCCAAAGTAGAACCAGGGGCCAATGCGGTGGTGTTTGGGTTGGGGGGGATTGGTTTAAGTGTGATCCAAGGGTTGCGTCTGGCGGGAGCCAATCTGATCATCGGCGTGGATCTCAATCCGGCAAAACAAGAACTCGCTACCCGCTACGGCATGACCCATTTTGTTGACCCCAACACCCTTGAGGGGGATCTCGTCGCTCATCTCATCGAACTCACCGACGGGGGCGCAGACTACAGTTTTGAATGTATTGGTAATGTCAAGGTGATGCGGCAGGCCTTGGAATGTTGTCATAAGGGCTGGGGTGAGTCGGTGATTATTGGTGTGGCGGGGGCGGGCCAAGAAATTAGTACGCGCCCGTTTCAGTTGGTGACGGGTCGAGTCTGGCGGGGGTCAGCGTTCGGGGGTATGAAGGGGCGGCGGGATGTGCCGAAGTTGGTGGATTGGTATATGGATGGCAAGATTGATCTTGATCATCTGGTGACCCATACTGTCCCCCTCGAACGAATTAATGAGGCCTTTGATTGGATGCATGCCGGGGAATCGATCCGGACGGTGGTGACGTTTTGA
- a CDS encoding sensor histidine kinase: MKLSWLRPSRWPIAVKLSTTLLAVALVPTGLITYFNIQQNFEEVEAAEYQNLTLLAQSHSDRIDQFILDQQHIVEYIAQTPHLKEYLATPTDARSTLQVAVDQTLRILQDSNSDYTLVYLLNASGEAVAAPGLPEILGDSFQFRNYFQIPQTQGESYVSSILVGTNTKQPGVFFSAPITSITGEFLGVVVLKLDGDRIWEMVDNLPVSGDSDVFLIDYAGIVIAHRDRSLLYHSLAELPPKVRDDVIRDRRYAVDRIPSLGLNTLAHAMVNATQAGYVTYYFPALQQQRIAGFAPLRHQDWTLGIARTEATFLASLRQSTLRSYIALGVAGAGATLLAIVLIRSIVRPIRDLTAAVATLEQDHFTPVPDHRQDELGTLARAFNAMERRLQDSFAALSTANSTLEQRVEARTAELTATLTHLQQTQAQLIQTEKMSSLGQMVAGIAHEINNPVNFIHGNLTHADQYMVDLLNLIDLYEQHYPEPDPDIAEEADSIDLEFMRSDLPQLMDSMKVGTKRIREIVLSLRNFSRLDEAEAKYVDLHESLDSTILLLKHRLQSKDHRPALGILKQYGTLPKVSCYPGPLNQVLLNIMSNGIDALKSAIADGKDFGADSPHLLLVTEAPDDQVIIRIRDNGTGVPEDLRAKLFDPFFTTKDVGKGTGLGLSISYQIIVDKHGGHLECESQPGEWTEFVITLPREQIPVT; this comes from the coding sequence ATGAAATTGTCTTGGCTTCGTCCATCCCGTTGGCCCATTGCGGTGAAACTCTCCACCACCCTCTTGGCCGTTGCCCTGGTTCCCACTGGCTTGATCACATATTTCAATATCCAACAAAATTTTGAAGAGGTCGAAGCCGCCGAGTATCAAAACCTCACCCTGTTGGCCCAAAGTCATAGCGATCGCATTGATCAATTCATCCTCGATCAGCAACACATCGTTGAATACATTGCCCAAACCCCACACCTCAAGGAATATCTCGCCACGCCGACCGATGCCCGCTCAACCCTCCAAGTAGCCGTAGACCAAACCCTCCGCATCCTACAAGACTCGAATTCAGACTATACCTTGGTCTATTTACTCAATGCGTCCGGGGAGGCCGTGGCAGCCCCCGGCCTGCCTGAGATCCTAGGGGATAGTTTCCAGTTTCGGAATTATTTCCAAATTCCCCAAACCCAAGGTGAAAGCTATGTGTCCAGCATCTTAGTGGGCACGAATACAAAACAGCCCGGCGTTTTCTTTTCAGCTCCGATCACCAGCATTACAGGGGAATTTCTCGGTGTGGTGGTGCTGAAACTAGACGGTGATCGGATTTGGGAGATGGTGGATAATCTCCCCGTCAGTGGTGATAGTGATGTGTTTTTGATTGACTATGCGGGGATTGTGATTGCCCACCGCGATCGCTCCCTGCTCTATCACAGCTTGGCGGAACTGCCCCCCAAGGTGCGCGATGATGTGATCCGCGATCGCCGCTATGCCGTCGATCGCATCCCCAGCCTTGGCCTCAACACCCTCGCCCATGCCATGGTCAACGCCACCCAAGCGGGTTATGTCACCTATTATTTTCCCGCCCTCCAACAGCAGCGCATCGCCGGCTTTGCTCCCCTCCGCCACCAAGACTGGACTCTCGGCATTGCCCGCACCGAAGCCACCTTCCTCGCCTCCCTCCGCCAATCCACCCTCCGCAGCTACATCGCCTTGGGGGTCGCCGGAGCCGGAGCAACATTACTGGCCATCGTGTTGATTCGCAGCATTGTCCGCCCCATTCGCGACCTCACCGCTGCCGTCGCCACCCTCGAACAAGACCACTTCACCCCCGTTCCTGACCACCGCCAAGACGAACTCGGCACGCTGGCCCGGGCCTTTAACGCCATGGAACGCCGCTTGCAGGACTCCTTTGCTGCCCTCTCTACGGCCAATAGCACCCTAGAACAGCGCGTCGAAGCCCGCACCGCCGAACTCACCGCCACCCTCACCCATCTCCAGCAAACCCAAGCTCAACTGATCCAAACCGAAAAAATGTCCAGCCTGGGGCAAATGGTGGCCGGGATTGCCCATGAAATCAACAATCCGGTGAATTTTATCCACGGCAACCTCACCCATGCCGATCAATACATGGTGGATTTACTCAACCTCATTGATCTTTATGAGCAGCATTATCCTGAACCCGATCCGGATATCGCTGAGGAAGCCGACAGTATTGATCTGGAATTTATGCGATCGGACTTGCCGCAGTTGATGGATTCGATGAAGGTGGGGACGAAACGGATTCGGGAAATTGTCCTCAGTTTGCGAAATTTTTCGCGATTGGATGAAGCGGAGGCGAAATATGTGGATCTCCATGAAAGTTTAGACAGTACGATTTTGCTGCTTAAACATCGCTTGCAATCCAAAGATCATCGCCCGGCCTTGGGTATTCTCAAACAGTATGGAACCTTGCCGAAGGTTTCTTGTTATCCGGGGCCACTGAATCAAGTTTTGCTCAATATTATGAGTAACGGGATTGATGCGTTGAAAAGTGCGATCGCAGACGGCAAAGACTTCGGCGCTGATAGCCCCCATCTCCTCCTTGTCACCGAAGCCCCAGACGACCAAGTGATTATTCGCATTCGCGACAACGGCACCGGCGTGCCTGAAGATCTCCGCGCCAAACTCTTCGACCCCTTCTTCACCACCAAAGATGTGGGCAAAGGCACGGGTCTCGGCCTCTCGATCAGCTATCAAATCATCGTCGATAAACACGGGGGCCACCTCGAATGCGAATCACAACCCGGTGAATGGACTGAATTTGTGATCACCCTGCCCCGCGAGCAGATCCCCGTTACTTAA
- a CDS encoding glyoxalase-like domain protein: protein MTEPMPAILTPPPVHLGAFLPALDSLFSTQGVMVMLLVAYAGAMWMFLSSAPKVHTIMVSDLNVAREFYEGLLNLAVADVPLHYYYNYEQSMGAASLDPIYGMSSLPTTATAPPTQSEGLWYQLKKNTQLHIISGAQYGTKNRQRHVCFDRDCLENILLRVQSRRLRFKLRSRRPLNFLVKDMAERVIELAEVAD, encoded by the coding sequence ATGACTGAACCCATGCCAGCCATCTTAACCCCGCCCCCTGTCCATCTCGGCGCATTTTTGCCCGCCCTTGACAGCCTCTTTTCCACTCAAGGCGTGATGGTAATGCTCTTGGTTGCCTATGCCGGGGCGATGTGGATGTTTCTGTCCAGTGCGCCAAAAGTTCACACGATTATGGTGTCGGATCTCAACGTGGCGCGGGAGTTCTACGAAGGGTTGTTAAATCTAGCTGTGGCCGATGTGCCGCTTCATTACTACTACAACTACGAGCAAAGCATGGGAGCCGCTAGCCTCGACCCCATCTACGGGATGTCGTCCCTGCCCACCACCGCCACCGCCCCCCCCACCCAATCCGAGGGGCTATGGTATCAACTGAAAAAAAATACCCAACTGCACATCATTTCCGGGGCGCAGTACGGGACGAAAAATCGGCAGCGCCATGTGTGCTTTGACCGCGATTGTTTAGAAAATATTTTGCTCCGGGTGCAGTCACGACGGTTACGGTTTAAGCTTCGCAGTCGGCGGCCTCTCAATTTTTTGGTGAAAGATATGGCCGAACGGGTGATCGAATTGGCCGAAGTGGCGGATTAA
- a CDS encoding ISKra4 family transposase (programmed frameshift), translating into MTPEQKRQLKAHTDAIAAILLADAKAKCPERLETLEGIELTVRQQIQAHVSPQVGNFFIVDGSGTTAGKSRTLTSILGDLVLTANQASYYQVKAYSRWSPGFERCCLLLSGAQSYQRAAADVEILTGLKMSRSTHQRLVQRQDFPDLEVSEPSEPVEEMSLDGGKVRLRTPEGEASEWRDYKAVNLHGHGVAAFFGQNEDLVAWLQTQLMASLVVCLGDGHPGIWNLFAQIGAQQNRLEILDWYHLMENLEKVGGSAARLSRVRGHLWRGDVEQALAEFDDWQHPRVDNFRVYLKRHCHRIVNYDYYQCEGISIGSGAVESTVKQFSGRLKLPGAQWKRENVPQVLKHRSAYLNGEFSRMPWLA; encoded by the exons ATGACCCCAGAACAAAAGCGCCAACTCAAAGCCCACACCGATGCCATCGCTGCTATCCTGCTCGCTGATGCCAAGGCCAAATGCCCCGAACGCCTAGAAACCCTCGAAGGCATCGAACTGACCGTCCGCCAGCAGATTCAAGCACACGTCAGTCCTCAAGTCGGTA ATTTTTTTATCGTCGATGGCAGCGGCACCACAGCCGGAAAATCCCGCACCTTAACCAGTATCCTAGGGGATTTGGTTTTGACGGCAAATCAAGCGAGCTACTACCAAGTCAAAGCCTACAGCCGTTGGAGTCCTGGCTTTGAGCGCTGTTGCCTGCTCCTTAGTGGTGCTCAGTCTTACCAACGCGCCGCAGCAGATGTCGAGATCTTGACTGGACTGAAGATGTCTCGCAGCACCCATCAACGCCTAGTTCAGCGTCAAGATTTCCCTGACCTTGAGGTGAGTGAACCCAGTGAACCGGTCGAAGAGATGAGCCTTGATGGGGGCAAGGTTCGCTTGCGCACCCCCGAAGGAGAAGCCAGTGAATGGCGGGATTACAAAGCTGTGAATCTCCATGGGCATGGGGTTGCCGCCTTCTTCGGGCAGAATGAGGATTTAGTGGCTTGGCTCCAAACTCAACTCATGGCAAGCCTAGTGGTTTGCCTGGGCGATGGTCATCCTGGGATTTGGAATCTATTTGCCCAAATTGGAGCGCAGCAGAACCGACTGGAAATTCTCGACTGGTATCACTTGATGGAGAACTTAGAGAAGGTTGGGGGTTCAGCGGCTCGTTTATCCCGAGTCAGAGGCCATTTATGGCGAGGAGATGTTGAGCAGGCGTTGGCTGAGTTTGATGATTGGCAGCATCCACGAGTGGATAATTTCAGGGTCTATCTCAAGCGTCATTGCCACCGGATCGTCAATTACGACTACTACCAGTGCGAGGGGATCTCCATCGGGTCTGGGGCGGTTGAATCCACGGTGAAGCAGTTCTCAGGACGGTTGAAGCTGCCGGGAGCGCAATGGAAGCGGGAGAATGTGCCCCAGGTGTTGAAGCACCGCAGTGCCTATCTCAATGGAGAGTTCTCTAGGATGCCGTGGCTGGCATGA
- the panB gene encoding 3-methyl-2-oxobutanoate hydroxymethyltransferase, giving the protein MPITPSQLGRRKHQPPAIVTLTAWDYAIARLLDQAGVDMILVGDSLAMVALGHANTLPVDLDTMIHHTAAVCRGVKRALVVCDLPFLSYQTSIPDAIAAAGRVLKETPAQAVKLEGGSPAMVDTIHRLTTLGIPVLGHVGLTPQSVHQLGYRQQGKTAPEAERILHEAIAIAAAGAYAIVLEHIPDDLAHTITTKLPIPTIGIGAGPHCDGQVLVTADLLGLSPKTPPFAKTYLNLGDQIISATRQFAADIHNGTFPENPLDRI; this is encoded by the coding sequence ATGCCGATCACCCCGTCTCAGTTGGGCCGCCGGAAACACCAGCCGCCCGCCATTGTCACCCTCACCGCCTGGGACTATGCGATCGCTCGCCTCCTGGATCAAGCCGGTGTAGACATGATCCTTGTTGGCGATTCCCTCGCCATGGTGGCCCTGGGCCATGCCAACACCCTGCCGGTGGATCTCGACACGATGATCCACCACACCGCTGCCGTCTGTCGGGGGGTGAAGCGGGCCCTCGTTGTCTGTGATCTGCCCTTCCTCAGTTATCAAACCAGCATTCCCGATGCGATCGCCGCCGCCGGGCGCGTCCTCAAAGAAACCCCAGCCCAAGCCGTCAAACTCGAAGGCGGCAGCCCCGCCATGGTGGACACCATCCACCGCCTCACCACCCTGGGGATTCCCGTCCTTGGCCATGTGGGCCTCACGCCCCAATCCGTCCATCAATTGGGCTACCGACAACAGGGCAAAACCGCACCCGAAGCCGAGCGAATTTTGCACGAAGCGATCGCGATCGCCGCCGCCGGAGCCTATGCGATCGTCCTCGAACACATCCCCGACGACCTCGCCCACACCATCACCACCAAACTCCCCATTCCCACCATCGGCATCGGTGCCGGCCCCCACTGTGACGGTCAAGTCCTCGTCACCGCCGACCTCCTTGGCCTCTCCCCCAAAACCCCACCCTTTGCCAAAACCTACCTCAATCTCGGCGACCAAATCATCAGCGCCACCCGACAATTCGCCGCCGACATCCACAACGGCACATTTCCCGAAAACCCCCTCGACAGGATTTGA